A segment of the Corynebacterium liangguodongii genome:
CCTCAACCTCGCGCAGGGCCCCCTGCTCGTGGATTCCCCCACGCTGACCTGGCAGGAGCTGGGTATCGCCGCGCTTGCGCTGCACGTTGAGCGCTTCGCCGGCATCGAGGCCTTCCACGCCGCCCATCCCGGGCGCGTCGTCGGCGAAATCGACTCCCCCGGTGCCGCGGCTGTCGCCTCCTCGGCTGCCACCTCGCCCGACGCGGGGGCGCGCTTCTCCGCCCGCGTGCTCGAGGCCGAGTACCGCACCTCCGAGCTCACCGGGCAGCGCTTCATCCACGTTTCAGTCGACGGCGCCTTCCCGTTCGAGGTGTGCCTGCCCGACGGCGAGTTGCCGCAGCGCAACTCCGTCATCGCAGGCACCGCGGTGCTCACCGGCTCCATTCCCGCCCCCGCCGGCGGCGGCTGCGGGGGGTGCGGCGACTCCTGCGGTTGCGGGGGCCATTAGGGAGCCATGAACGCCGCGAACCGGGACCTCGTCCGAGCGCTCGCCGCCGGCCTCGTCATCGCCGCGGCCGTCGCCTTGACGTTTGCGCTCAAGCTCCCGGGCCTCATCTTGGCGCTCGCGCTGGCCGCGGCGGTGCTCACACTTGCCCACCGCGTCGACGTCAGCCCCGAGGTCGCCTCCCTGCGCGCCTCCCTGGCGATCTCGCGCGACGACATCGCGGAGACGCTCTCGCTTTTCGACGACCTCCTCACCGGCACCTCCACCGACGCCATCGCCGCCCGAACGCTGTACTTCCCCGCGCTGGCCGACATGGGTACCACCGATCCCGTGATCCAGGACTTCCACCTCCGCGCGGAGGCGGCGCGCCGCTTCATCGCGCGTGTCGATACCCTCTTAGCCTCCCCCGATCTCGACCGGCCGCAGCTAGAACGCCTCGTCGCCGTGGCTGATGAGCGAGCCCTTTCCCTCGTTGCCTCCTGGCAAGACGCGCGCCGGGTAGCGCGGGAGATCGGACCTGGTTAGCCGCTTGTTCCTAGACCGGAAGCGTCACAGTCCCCCGGGCGACAATGCGCGATGGCCCAGTCATGAGCGCCTCGCCGTCGGCAAGCTCCACCTCGATGGCGCCGCCGGGAACGTTGACGGTGACGGTGCCGTTCTCGATCCCGGCGTCCGCAAGCGCGGCGCGCGCCGCAGCGACGGTACCGGTGCCGCAGGAACGTGTCTCTCCGACGCCGCGCTCCCACACGCGCATGTGCACCTGACCCTCAGCGAGCTCGGTGAGCACCTCAACGTTGACGCCGTCGGGAAAGAAGTCGTGGTCAAAGGCGGGCTGTTCAAAACGCATCGAGGAAAGCTCCTCCGCGGAGAGGCCGGGAACGACGGCCGCCAGGTGCGGGTTGCCCACGTCCACGCCGAGCCCGGCGAAGGCAAAGGACCCCATCCGCGCGGTGGATACGCCGGTGACCTCGACCGACCCCATGCCAACGCGCACGCGCGCCCCGAAGGAGTCGGCCTCGAGTACCTCGATGTGCTTGAGCCCTGCCCGTGTGTCCACGTCGAATTCGCGCTCGGTGACCAACCCCTCGGCCACGAGGACGTGGGCGAAGACGCGCACCCCATTGCCGCACATCTCCGCGATCGAGCCGTCGGCGTTGCGGTAGTCCATGAACCAGCGCCCGTCGCGCTCGACCACGCGCAGCAGGCCGTCGCCGCCGATGCCCGCGCGGCGGTCGCACAGCGCAGCGACCTGGGCCTCACTGAGCGACAGGGAGTCCTCGGGGTCGACGATGACCACGAAGTCGTTCTCGGTGCCGTGTGCTTTGAGAAACTCGATATTCACCCCAGCGAGTCTAGCGCCGCATCGGCTACGGACTCGTCAGCCGCGTCCAGCCAGGTGATGCGGGGGTCGCGGTTGAACCACGAGCGCTGCCGTCGCACGTAGCGCCGCGTCCCGGTGATCGTCTTCTCCAGCGCCTCGGCCTCGTCCATCTCCCCGGCCAGCAGGCCCAGCACCTGCGCATACCCGATGGCACGGCCCGCGGTGGAGTCTGCGACCAGGCCCTCGCCGACCAGCCCGCGCACCTCGTCGATGAAGCCGTGGGCGAACATCAGCTGCGCGCGCAGCGCGATGCGGGGATTGAGCCAGTCCGGATCTGTGCGCAGCCCCAGGATGCGGGTGCCCCAGCGCGGCGGGGCGTCCTTCGGCGGCTGGGAGGCGGCAAAGGGCTTGCCCGTGAGCTCGATGACCTCGAGTGCGCGCACAGTGCGCCGCGGGTCCTTGTCCTCGATCACCGCTGCGGCGGCCGGGTCCACCTGTGCCAGCTCCGCGTGCAGGGCGTCGACTCCGATCTCGGCAAGGCGGGCCTCGTACTTCGCGCGGACGGCGGGGTCGGTCGGGGGGAAGGCGAAGGCGTCGATAAGCGATTGCACGTAGAGCATGGAACCGCCGACGAGCACGGGGACCTTGCCGCGCGCCATGATGTCTTGAACCGTGGCGACCGCGAGGGACTGGTACTCGGCCACCGAGGCCGTCTTGGTCACCGGCCAAATGTCGAGCAGGTGGTGCGGAATGCCGCCGCGCTCGGCGGGTGGGAGCTTCGCCGTGCCGATGTCCATTCCCCGGTAGAGCTGCATGGAATCGACGTTGACCACTTCCCCGCCGAGCTCTTGTGCGAGGCTGATGCCGAGGGCTGACTTGCCGGAGGCGGTGGGGCCGACGACGGCGATGGGGCGGATCACGGTTAGTAGCCTAGCGGGGCTAACTCCTTGTCAGCTTTGCCACGTCCGTTTCTGGGCACGCCCACCCTGTCGGGGCGGGCATACCGTACTCCTCCACAAGCACCTTCAGTGCCACCTCGGGACAGTCGCGCACAACCGCAGCGGTTTGAATCTTGCGCCAATCTTCCCTCGCCCGCTTGAGCTGATTTGCCCAAGCACCGTTTTTGACATCCAGGTCAAATTCGACACGCAGGACCTCAAGGATGTCTTCCATGCACGGCCGAAACCTATGGCCCCCGGTGGGAAAGTGGAACGAGGACAGCTTTTTGCCTTTTTTAAAGTAGTCTTCAAGCTTGCCCTGTTTCTCCACGTCCACCTTTGCGGCGAAGCTCATGAGATGGGTAAATTCATCCCGGTGCGCATGTACGTGAAAATGCGAGCTGGGTCGATATTTATTTGAGCCCCTTACGTACTCGACACGGAATAGGGGCTCCTTCGTCACTTCATCGTAAGGATGAACCGCAAATGAGGACTTCTCTACGGCGAGGAACCGACTAGCGGAATCCCACGTACAGCCGATTGTCACCGCCAAGCTCAATACGCCCTGCCCGCGGGATTTCAGTAACAGCGCGCCCGGCGCTTCCTCGCTTTGATCGAACCGGATGTTGACTAACTCGCGAGTCTGGGACGAATTCACCACAGTCGTTTTAAATGGCGGGCACTCCCCCGCAAAGGCATTCAGCGACCTAGTGAGATCGCCGACGAACTTATCAACGAGTTTTTCCAGACTCGCTTCGCCGTGCTCACTCACGACCGAGAAGCCATCTCAACTCGCTGATTCGCTCCCACACCCCTCGTTCACGAGGGGAGAGCTCATAGCGGTATGCGCGCTGCTCAAATCTTTGAATCCCACCGTCGACCGACGCCTCAAGTTGGGCCAGCTCACGCTCCGCCTGCTCGGGGGTCAACCGTTGCATCGCCGGTACAGTCATATTCTCCTCCTTCACCACTACGTCTTACCTTGCCACACATTATGCATTGGCGAAGGACATCCCCGACCAATTTATAGAACAGGTGTTCTCTTGCTTACTACTCACAACGTCCACTCCGCCACATACGCCCCCACGCCCAGCGAATCATCGGTATCCACCAGGCGCTTGTCCGCCTCCAACGCCGCAAGCTCGAGCCACAGCTGCTTCTCGACGACCCCTTCCAACGACCCCGGAAACTCCCCACCGCCGAGGAACTCTTTGAGCCCCTCGTGGGCCTCCGTCGCCCCCTCCACGAGCGCGAGCGGGGCGCACTCGGTCAGCCCCGCCGGGCCGTCGACGACAACGACCGTCAGCGCATCGGTGTCAATAGGCTGCAGGTGTTCGCGTGAGTCGGCGACGTCCGGATCCTCGACCGCGTAGCGGGCGACGAGCTCCGGCAGGTAGTTGCCACCCTTGAGCGTGACCTGCGGGGCTCCCCACGCGGCGAAAGATCCGGTGTGTGCGGTGTACCAGCGCTTATCCCGGCTGCCGACGATGTGGATCGGGCGCGGCGGGTAGCCCGCAACCGTGCGCCGGATGGTTTCCGCAAGGCGGCGCGAAGGGCCGTGCGCTGGGGAAAGTTCTCGAACTAGGGCCGGTGAACCGGGGAGGATGAGCAGATTGGGGGCGGTCACGGGCTCTACCCTAGCTTTCTCGCCCTGACCGGCTAAGACCGGAAGGGCAAGCATGACGCACATACTGCCCAGAATCCGCACCCCTCAATGTCAGTTCTACAGACGAATGGAAGCCGTCACGTCTTCAATCCAAAATCCGCCGCACCTGTCTGAGACAGGGGCGCCAGCCTATGTAAGAGCTTCACGGTAGTTCTCCGAGTCAGCGTCGTACAGTCCTAGAGCAGCGGCCTCGGATGTGAGATCCCGGAGCGCCGTTCGGCGCTGAATCCGCTTGCGCTCCTGATACCCAATCGCGTCTGCGAGCCAAACCTTTCGGTGCCGTCCCCCTGTCGTCCGCTCAAAGGCGATCTCCCCTTCCTCGAGGAGCTTCACCAGGGTGGGTCGGCTTATTCCGAGGAAGTTGGCTGTCTCCTGGGTCGTCATCAGTTGGTCAATTGGCGCCACGGTGATCGCTTTGCCCTCCTGCATGGCGTCGACGACATTGGCAGCCGACACTCCACTACCTCCACCCGTTACCACCCGCAACCCCACCAACCGCACTACACTGACCAACCAGGAAACGCTCAGGCAGCCGTGCCGCGCGGCAAAGTAGACGCAAGAAAGGACCTTCCACGATGACGCAGAACTCCACCCCGGCACCGGGCCCCCGTATCCCCACCCCGGGCGCTCTTGCCAAGAGGAAGGCCGCGCCCGCCCCGGCGACGCCGAAGCCGACACCGACGAAGGCGGACCCGTCGACGTTCGGCCGCATCGCCGAGGACGGCACCGTCTACCTCACCTTTAAGGGCACCGAGCGCGCCATCGCCAACTGGCAGGCCGGCACCCCAGAGGAGGGCCTCGCCCACTACGGCCAGCGCTTCGACGACCTGGTCACCGAGGTCGCGCTGCTGGAAACCCGCCTGTCGACCCACCCGGAGGACGCCGACTCCCTGAAAACGCAGGCCCAGAACATCAAGGACACCCTCGACGAGCAGGCCGTGATCGGCGACCTGGATGCCGTGGACAAGCGACTCGACGCCATCATCGACAACTCCACCAAGGCCCGCGAGGCCGCCAACGAGGCGAAGCAGCGCAAGCGTGAAGAAGCGATCGCGCGCAAGGAGGCGCTCGCCGCGGAAGCCGAGGACCTGGCGGAGAACTCGACCCAGTGGAAGGCCGCGGGTGATCGCATCCGCGAGATCTTGGAGGAGTGGCGCACCATCCGCGGCATCGATCGCAAGACGGATGACGAGCTGTGGAAGCGCTACTCCCGCGCACGCGACGGTTTCAACCGTCGCCGGGGCGCGCACTTCGCCGAGCTGGACCGCGGCCGGGCCGCGGCGAAGAAGGCGAAGGAGGATCTTGTCGCCCGCGCAGAGGCGTTGAAGGACTCCACCGAGTGGAACGAGACCGCGCGGGCCTACCGCGATTTGATGGACGAGTGGAAGGCTGCCGGCCGCGCCCCGCGCGACGTGGACGACAAGCTGTGGGCACAGTTCCGCGCCGCCCAGGACCACTTCTTTAACGCCCGAGATGCCGTCAACGCCGAGCGCGACCGCGAATTCGAGGCCAACGCCGCGGCGAAGGACGCGCTGATTGCGGAGTACGACTCCCAGATTGATCCGGCCAAGGGTCTGGGCGCGGCGAAGTCGAAGCTGCGCGAGCTGCAGGATAAGTGGGAGGAGATCGGGTTCGTCCCGCGCGGCCAGGTGCGCGAGTACGAGGATAAGATCGCCGCGCTGGAAAAGCGCGTGGCGGATGCCGAGGAGTCGCGTTGGCGCGCCCACGACCCTGCGGCGCAGAAGAAGGTCAACCAGTTCCAGGCCAAGGCGGACGACCTGACCAAGCAGGCCGAGGAGGCCGCGGCGAAGGGCAACGAGAAAAAGGCGGAGCAGCTGCGCGAGCAGGCCGCGCAGTGGCAGGAGTTCGCGGACGTGGCGGCCAAGGCGGTCAGCGGCAGCTAGTGCTCTCTCCGCTTATCGCCGCCAGCGACGAGGCGGTCGCGGCGTATGCGTTCTCGGCGACGCTGGCCGTGCAGGACATCACGGGCCTTGCCGCCTCCGGGGTGACGGCGTCGCACGTGGCCAAGCGCCTGGAGGGCTCGGCCGAGTCGAGCTCGTACCTCTTCGCGCTCGCGGGCCGCCACGCCCCGCGCCCGCTAGGTCCGCTCGGCTATCCCGTGCTCACGCAGGAGGATCTCTACGACGTCCACGCCTGGGTGTTCGTCTCCCTGCCGCTACTCGAAGACACCGGTGTCATCGAGGCCAACGTCACCCTGGACGCCGCAATCGCGCCGCTGCCCGGCGAGGAGGCCCCGCGCGAGCCCTGGGAAGGAGCTCTTTCGCTTATCGACGCCTTATCCAACCGCCTCACCCGCCCCATCCGCCACCTCTGGGTCACCCACGCGGTCGGCGCCCCCGCCCCACCAGCGGTCGAGCTCTCCGGCTACTCCCCCGCCTACGTCGAGGCCCAGGGCATGTTCCCCGTAGCAGACCTCCCCGCCGGCACCTGCGACGTGGTTGAGGGCATGGCGTTCTCGCGTGACGACACCCTCTCCCTCCAGCACATCCTCACCTCGTCTTCTGCCCACTACCCCCGCGGCGAGCTCACCCTCGACACCGTGACCTGGGACGCCGCACGACTGCGCGACGCCCACGCCCGGCTGAACGACCGCGGCGGCACCCAACTCACCGCGCTAGCCCGGGATGACGATGGCCGCGCGGTCGGTTTGTGCGAGGTGGTCCACTACGATTCCGACGCCGAGGAGGTCTGCGAGCTCGGGCTGGTCTACGTACTGCCGGAGCACCGGCGCCAAGGCCACGGGATGGATATGCTGTGCTCGGCGCTCGCGGCAGCCCGGGAAAAGTGGCCGAAGGTGGAGACCTGTTATTGCTCCTATCCTGCCGGCGATGAGGCGGCGGAGACCGTGGCCCGTGCGCTGGGGGTTGATGTGGTGTCGGGGTCGACGGGGTGGCAGCGGATCCCGCAATAATAGGAGGTTTCATTCCTATCGGGCGGGTGCTATCTTAGGACCAATCGTTCAGCCCGCCTCGACCGCAGTCGAGAGCGGGCTGGATCTCTGTTCCCGGGAGCATGAGAGGAGAGGTGCCATGTCGCGGCGCCTCACAACTACTTCTTCGATGCCCGGCCGGATCCAAGTATGGCGCTCTCACGTCATCGCCGTCGGCGTAGACCGCGCGCGACACTCATGGGCAAGCGTTTTCTTGTTTCCATGCTCGAGCTAGTTTCGGGGCGAGGCGGCGGGTAGGCACTCTCGACACCCCGAATCGCACTACAAAGACCAGCAATGCTCAAAGACATAGGCCATAATGTCCCACATGTCTTCGTTCGCTCAGGTCATGGATCAGCTGCGGGAGAACCAACCCGCGGGCAAGTACGGTTCCGCATTCGAGAAGCTCATGGTGAACTTCTTCCGTTTCGATCCGGTCATGGCCAACGAGTACGACGAGGTTTGCCGCTGGGTGGATTGGCGCTACAACGGAGGCAACGCGGACACCGGCATCGATCTGGTAGCCCGTCGGCGTGAGGACGGTCGCTGGGCGGCCATTCAGTGCAAGTTCTACAAGGAATCCACTTACCTGCAGAAGAGCCACCTGGACTCCTTCTTCGAGGCCTCCGGCCACAGTTTCTCCACTGAGAATGGCCCGGAATCCTTCGCCAACCGCATCGTCATCTCCACCACTGACAAGTGGTCCGCCAACGCCGAGAAGGCTTTAGAGAATCAGGTCATCCCGACTAGCCGCATCGGTTTGGCCGATATCTCCCAATCCCCCATCGACTGGGACGTCGCCTTTCCTGGCTCAGAAATTCAGGTTAACCTCTCCCGCAAGGAGACCTTTTCGCCGCGTCCTCATCAGCAGACGGCGATTGAGAAAGCCATCGAGGGGTTTGAAACCTCAGACCGTGGCAAGCTGATCATGGCGTGCGGCACCGGCAAGACCTTCACCGCGTTGCGCCTGGCCGAGCAGGTTGCTGAGAACAATGGTGGCAAGGCGTGCGTGCTCTTTCTCGTGCCATCGATTTCTTTGCTCTCGCAGACGCTGAAGGAATGGACGGCGCAGGCACGCCTGGACCTGCGCTCTGTTGCGGTGTGCTCGGATTCGAAGGTGTCAAAGAAAGCCGAGGACATCGCCTCCTACGACCTTGAAGTCCCCGTCTCCACCAACGGTGCCGAGATTGCATCCCGGATGAGCTCCGGCAAGCGCAGCAGCGGTTTGCACGTCATTTTCTCCACGTATCAGTCGCTGCCTGCGATTCATGACGCCCAGGCAAGCGGCCTCGACGAATTCGACATCGTCATCTGCGATGAAGCGCACCGCACCACCGGTGTGACCCTCGCCGGCGAGGAGGCCTCGAACTTCACCAAGGTGCACGACGCCGACTACATCAGGGCTGACAAGCGGCTGTACATGACCGCCACTCCGCGGCTTTTCGACGACGCCGTCAAGGGCAAGGCCGCCGAGCACTCCGCCGAGGTCGCATCCATGGACGACGAGGCAATCTTCGGGCCGGAGTTCCACCGCCTCGGCTTTGGCGAAGCGGTGGAGGCGGGCCTTCTCACCGACTACAAGGTGCTGGTTATGACGGTGGATGAGGACATCGCGGCGGACACCCTCGCCCGGGGCGATCAGGAGATTAACCTTTCGCTCGCCTCTGCCATGATCGGCGCGTGGAACGGCCTTGCCAAGCGTTCCGGCAAGGAGCAGGGAACCAAGTCGGGCTTCGAGCACGGTGCTGATCCCATGCGCCGCTCGGTAGCCTTTGCTAAGGACATCAAGACCTCAAAACAGATCGCCGAGACCTACCCGGCGCTGATTGCAAACTACCAGCAGTCGTTGCGCGAGGCATCGGCGGTAGGCGATATCTCGGAGCTCAACCTTGAGCTCGATGTGGAAGCGCAGCATGTCGACGGCTCCATGAACGCCCTGGCCCGCAACAACCGCATTTCCTGGTTGGAGTCCTCCTTCACCGGTACCGAAACCCGCGTGCTCACCAACGCCCGCTGCCTCTCAGAAGGTGTGGACGTCCCCGCGCTCGACTCCGTCATCTTCTTCAACCCCCGCAATTCCATGGTCGACGTCGTCCAGTCCGTCGGCCGCGTGATGCGCAAGTCGGAAGGCAAGGACTACGGCTACATCATCCTGCCGGTGGCCGTGCCCCCGGGGAAGTCCCCGTCGGAGGCGCTCAACGACAACACGCGGTTCAAGGTAGTCTGGCAGATCCTCAACGCGCTGCGCGCCCACGACGACCGCTTCAACGCCGTGGTTAATGCAGTCTCGCTCAACGAGGGCAAGCCCGACGCCCTACCCATCGATGTCGTACACGTCGACGACCCCTCCAAGAAGCTCGACGAAAACTCTGGCGACCGCACCGACCCGCCGGCAGAGCGGGAAGATGAACTTTCCTCCCAAACCCTCGCCCTGTTCTCCCTGGAGCAGTGGCAGGAAGCAATGTACGTCAAGATTGTGGACAAGGTCGGCACCCGCACATACTGGGAGGACTGGGCCGACGACGTCGCGGAGATCGCCCAGGCCCAGATCACGCGCATCAACGCAATCCTGACCAACGCCAACCCGACGCTGCGCCGAGAGTTCGACGCGTTTGTTGATGGCCTGCGCAACAACCTCAACGACTCGATCACACCCGAATCGGCCGTGGAGATGCTCTCCCAGCACCTGATCACCGCCCCGGTGTTCAACGCGCTGTTTGCGGAATACGACTTCGCCGCCCATAACCCCGTCTCGAAAGTCATGCAACGCATGATCGACGCGATGGCGAACAACCACCTCGACGCGGAGACGGAGAAGCTGGACAAGTTCTACGAGTCGGTGCGACTGCGCGCCGCCGCGGTGACTTCGGCCTCCGGCAAGCAGCAGGTGATCAAGGAACTCTACGAACGCTTCTTCCGCAAGGCATTCAAGAAGCAGGCCGAGGCACTTGGCATCGTCTACACCCCCGTGGAAATCGTGGACTTCATCCTGCGCGCGGCGAATGACGCCTCACTTGAGCACTTTGGCCGCGGGCTTAGCGACGAAGGCGTGACCATCCTCGACCCCTTCGCCGGAACCTCGACGTTCATGGTCAGGCTGCTGCAGTCGGGGCTCATCAAACCGGAGGACATGGCGCGGAAGTACGCGAGTGAGCTTTTCGCCACCGAGATCATGCTGCTGGCCTACTACGTCTCCGCGGTCAACATCGAGACTACCTATAACGCCCTGCAAGCAGAGGAAGCGCTGCGCCGTGGCGAGCCCGAGCCCGACTACGTGCCGTTTAGTGGCATAGCCCTCGCGGATACCTTCCAGATCCACGAGGACGGCGACATCCCGGACCTGAACATTTTCCGGGAGAACAACGCCTCGATCGAGCGGCAGAAGAAGGCGCGGATCAACGTGGTCATCGGCAACCCACCGTATTCCGCTGGTCAGACTAGCGCCAACGACCTCAACGCCAACCTGAAGTACCCCAGCTTGGACAAGCGCATCGCTGAAACGTATGCGGCCCTGTCCACCGCAACGAATAAGAACTCGCTGTACGACTCCTACCTGCGCGCCTTCCGCTGGGCCACGGACCGGATCGGTGACCAGGGAATCGTTGCATTTGTCTCCAACGGCGGCTGGATTGACGGCAACACCGGTGACGGCGTTCGCTTGTCGATGGAGAACGACTTCACCGACATGTACGTGTTCAATCTCCGGGGCAACCAGCGCACTGCTGGTGAGCAGTCACGCAAAGAAGGCGGCAAGGTGTTCGGAGCGGGCTCACGCAGCACCATTGCCATCACCGTCGGCATCAAAGACCCGCAGCGTTCCGGGTTCGCTCTGCACTACCGCGACATCGGCGACTACCTCAGCGCCGAGGAAAAGCTCGAAATCGTCAGCCGAAGCACCCTGGAAAACATCGAATGGCAGTCGATTGAGCCGAACGATTCCGGCGACTGGTTGAACCAACGCAGCGAAGACTTCGGCACATGGCCTGTGGTCGGCGAAAAGAAGGGCTCAGCAATGAAGTTTTTTGAGGCTTTCTCCGCTGGTCTTCAGACTAACCGTGATGCGTGGACCTACTCCTATTCCTCAATGAAGCTGGACGACCAAATCAAGGTTCTTCGAAAGTCCTACGTAAATGCGCTCAGCGCAATCGGTAATGATGAGAAAGCAAATGATTTCTTGAAAGCCAATCCGCAATATGCTGATCCGCGCAGTAGCAAGTGGTCATCTAGCCTGGAGGCTGACCTCGGGCGGGGAAAGCCCGTCTCAACTGAAGGCACGATAACGACTTCGCTTTATCGCCCATTCAATGCCCAGAAAGTGTTTTATGATAGGCAGTTCAACCACCGCCAGTATCAGCTCCCATCAATGTTCCCAACTCCGAACCATAGGAACATTGGCGTAGGAGTCTGTGCGGCTTCTCATCGAACCCCGTTCTCAGTCCTTGGACTTGACATTCTTCCAAATCTGGGTTTGTTCATGGACCCCGTACAATTCTTCCCCCGCTTCACCTGGGCACCTATCGACGCTGATGGGGGTCTGTTCGGTGAAAGGAGCGTCGTCACGAAGGCCCCTGAGCTGAGCGAGTACGGCGAGATCAGCGAGGTCGTCGATGGATACGTACGTGTGGACAACGTCACCGACGAGATCAAGATGATCTACCGCGAAGCCCTGGGATCCGACATCACCGGGGATGACATCTTCCACTTTGTCTACGGCAAGCTCCACGACCCCGCCTACCGGGGGGCGTATGCGGCAGACCTGAAGAAAATGCTCCCCCACATCGAGACGCCTGCCACGCGCGAGGAGTTCGACAAGTTCGCCGCCGCCGGCCGCGAACTCATGAAGCTGCACGTGGGGTACGAGGATGTTGAGCCGTGGCCAGTCACGATCACTGTCAAGGGAGATGAGACGGACCGCGAGACGTGGCGAGTAACCAAAATGGCGTGGGCGAAAACCGTCGACCCGGAAACGGGCAAGAAAATTAACGACGTGACCACACTGAGGTACAACTCTTACGTCACCGTCTCGGACATCCCTGCCGAGGCCGGGGAGTACATGCTCGGGTCGCGCAGTGCGCTGGGCTGGATTGTGGACCGGTATCAGGTCAAGAAGGACAAGGCTTCCGGAATTGTCAACGACCCGAACGATTGGGGTGACGAAGTCGGCAACCCACACTATATTGTGGACTTGATCGCGAAGGTGACGCGGGTCGCTGTGGAGACTGTTCGTATCGTGGAAGGACTGCGTGATGGAAAGGCTTGACCTCGTTATTCAGTTTATTGCGGCGGTGGGATCTGTCCTCGCGGCCTTTGCATCGTGTCAAGCCTTGCGTATTGCTAGACAAGCGAACGAAGTGGCTTAAAGAACTGCGGACGAATCAGCAGAGCATGTTCATGAATCCAACCGCTTGGCGCTCGAGTCAGCAGAACAAGCCGAGCAACACGCCCGCGAATCGGAACGGCGGGAAGAATTGCGCGACCAGAGACGTATCGCCGGCAGCATGAGAGCATGGTGGGTCATAAACTCGAGTGAAAACATTGATAGGTGGGGCGTAATTCTCTCCAATACTGGTCCAGAAACATCTGTTTTTTATAATGTCCTTGTACGGTGCAGCGCTAATACGGGACCAGTAGGGGCGCGCATCGCCACACTGCCGCCGGGGAATTACTTTTTAGAGAGTAATCGGGCTGTGGATGGATCTCCGAAGCTGGACTATCCCGAGTTGGTGAACCAGCTGCACGACTTTCAGCCTCTCCTGAAGGCCCGAACACACACAATCGAAGAG
Coding sequences within it:
- a CDS encoding DEAD/DEAH box helicase, which gives rise to MSSFAQVMDQLRENQPAGKYGSAFEKLMVNFFRFDPVMANEYDEVCRWVDWRYNGGNADTGIDLVARRREDGRWAAIQCKFYKESTYLQKSHLDSFFEASGHSFSTENGPESFANRIVISTTDKWSANAEKALENQVIPTSRIGLADISQSPIDWDVAFPGSEIQVNLSRKETFSPRPHQQTAIEKAIEGFETSDRGKLIMACGTGKTFTALRLAEQVAENNGGKACVLFLVPSISLLSQTLKEWTAQARLDLRSVAVCSDSKVSKKAEDIASYDLEVPVSTNGAEIASRMSSGKRSSGLHVIFSTYQSLPAIHDAQASGLDEFDIVICDEAHRTTGVTLAGEEASNFTKVHDADYIRADKRLYMTATPRLFDDAVKGKAAEHSAEVASMDDEAIFGPEFHRLGFGEAVEAGLLTDYKVLVMTVDEDIAADTLARGDQEINLSLASAMIGAWNGLAKRSGKEQGTKSGFEHGADPMRRSVAFAKDIKTSKQIAETYPALIANYQQSLREASAVGDISELNLELDVEAQHVDGSMNALARNNRISWLESSFTGTETRVLTNARCLSEGVDVPALDSVIFFNPRNSMVDVVQSVGRVMRKSEGKDYGYIILPVAVPPGKSPSEALNDNTRFKVVWQILNALRAHDDRFNAVVNAVSLNEGKPDALPIDVVHVDDPSKKLDENSGDRTDPPAEREDELSSQTLALFSLEQWQEAMYVKIVDKVGTRTYWEDWADDVAEIAQAQITRINAILTNANPTLRREFDAFVDGLRNNLNDSITPESAVEMLSQHLITAPVFNALFAEYDFAAHNPVSKVMQRMIDAMANNHLDAETEKLDKFYESVRLRAAAVTSASGKQQVIKELYERFFRKAFKKQAEALGIVYTPVEIVDFILRAANDASLEHFGRGLSDEGVTILDPFAGTSTFMVRLLQSGLIKPEDMARKYASELFATEIMLLAYYVSAVNIETTYNALQAEEALRRGEPEPDYVPFSGIALADTFQIHEDGDIPDLNIFRENNASIERQKKARINVVIGNPPYSAGQTSANDLNANLKYPSLDKRIAETYAALSTATNKNSLYDSYLRAFRWATDRIGDQGIVAFVSNGGWIDGNTGDGVRLSMENDFTDMYVFNLRGNQRTAGEQSRKEGGKVFGAGSRSTIAITVGIKDPQRSGFALHYRDIGDYLSAEEKLEIVSRSTLENIEWQSIEPNDSGDWLNQRSEDFGTWPVVGEKKGSAMKFFEAFSAGLQTNRDAWTYSYSSMKLDDQIKVLRKSYVNALSAIGNDEKANDFLKANPQYADPRSSKWSSSLEADLGRGKPVSTEGTITTSLYRPFNAQKVFYDRQFNHRQYQLPSMFPTPNHRNIGVGVCAASHRTPFSVLGLDILPNLGLFMDPVQFFPRFTWAPIDADGGLFGERSVVTKAPELSEYGEISEVVDGYVRVDNVTDEIKMIYREALGSDITGDDIFHFVYGKLHDPAYRGAYAADLKKMLPHIETPATREEFDKFAAAGRELMKLHVGYEDVEPWPVTITVKGDETDRETWRVTKMAWAKTVDPETGKKINDVTTLRYNSYVTVSDIPAEAGEYMLGSRSALGWIVDRYQVKKDKASGIVNDPNDWGDEVGNPHYIVDLIAKVTRVAVETVRIVEGLRDGKA